In Streptomyces puniciscabiei, a single genomic region encodes these proteins:
- a CDS encoding Lrp/AsnC family transcriptional regulator, with the protein MTAHSPDATDWRILEVLQREGRASYAELARAVSMSPSAVTERVRRLEEAGVIQGYAAVVDPERLGLPILAFVRLRYPNGNYKPFHDLVAATPEILEAHHVTGDDCFVIKVATRSMAHLEEVSGKIGALGSVTTSVVYSSPLPRRALGH; encoded by the coding sequence GTGACCGCGCATTCCCCGGACGCCACCGACTGGCGCATTCTCGAAGTCCTCCAACGGGAGGGGCGCGCCAGCTACGCCGAGTTGGCGCGGGCCGTCTCCATGTCGCCGAGTGCCGTCACCGAACGGGTCCGCCGGCTGGAGGAGGCGGGCGTGATCCAGGGGTACGCGGCGGTCGTGGACCCCGAGCGGCTCGGACTGCCGATCCTGGCGTTCGTACGGCTGCGCTATCCCAACGGCAACTACAAGCCGTTCCACGACCTGGTGGCCGCGACGCCCGAGATCCTGGAGGCGCACCATGTGACCGGCGACGACTGCTTCGTCATCAAGGTCGCCACCCGGTCCATGGCACACCTGGAGGAGGTCTCCGGGAAGATCGGCGCGCTCGGCTCGGTGACCACCAGCGTGGTGTACTCCTCGCCGCTGCCCCGGCGCGCACTGGGCCACTGA
- a CDS encoding immunity 21 family protein, with product MARYADTGALEWVESGGGPLIAVPETVLPFWAGADSEELDTDYDRACEVDGHIGLLPVGDSAALVFGDEPAATSYLPDNATFVRWSAANSEAELLAGVPLALDAAVWGSEVHWRVPGPVLLFDSAWPGRAAGRNEHLRVPLQAGTYAVRAAYVQPGPETWLGLVQLRRLGH from the coding sequence ATGGCTCGATACGCGGACACAGGCGCGCTGGAGTGGGTGGAATCGGGCGGCGGCCCGCTGATAGCCGTCCCGGAGACGGTGCTGCCGTTCTGGGCGGGCGCCGACAGCGAGGAGCTGGACACGGACTACGACCGGGCGTGCGAGGTCGACGGTCACATCGGCCTGCTGCCCGTCGGTGACAGCGCGGCCCTGGTGTTCGGCGACGAACCCGCCGCCACCTCGTACCTGCCGGACAACGCCACCTTCGTACGGTGGTCCGCCGCGAACTCCGAGGCGGAGCTCCTCGCCGGTGTCCCCCTCGCCCTGGACGCGGCGGTGTGGGGGAGCGAGGTGCACTGGCGGGTACCCGGCCCGGTGCTGCTGTTCGACTCCGCCTGGCCGGGGCGGGCGGCCGGGCGCAACGAGCACCTCAGGGTGCCGCTCCAGGCGGGCACGTACGCGGTGCGCGCAGCCTACGTCCAGCCCGGTCCGGAGACCTGGCTCGGCCTGGTGCAACTCCGCCGCCTCGGCCACTGA
- a CDS encoding cytochrome P450 yields MPHASMLRQITDFANRANPYPVYEELRKTPVLHEEDGPYVISSYYDIEALLHDPRISSDAANLIAAGDDELSGPEATGLPPSMLRLDPPEHDRLRRIANSSFGPPHRPHRIENMRGELGEIVTGLIDGFGDARQIDLVDQFAYPFPVTVICRLLGVPREDEPRFRSLVDPIVAGLDPDARTSAESERAAQESRLQLGMYLNGLVEQRAKEPRDDLLSDLVNSSGPDGAMTTMEILSTAVLLLIAGHETTVNLITNGMLTLLRHPEVLQRLRSDPGLSVRIVEELLRYEPPVQLLPQRTCITDIEVRGITIPKGSRIWLVLAAGNRDPERFTDPDRFDPDRQDIQHLGFGSGIHICFGAPLARLEAQIALSELARRLENPRLVEDPPPYRQNAVLRGPRHLNIAFDSLG; encoded by the coding sequence ATGCCGCACGCCTCGATGTTGCGCCAGATCACCGACTTCGCGAACCGCGCCAACCCGTATCCGGTCTACGAGGAACTCCGCAAGACCCCGGTGCTCCACGAGGAGGACGGCCCCTACGTCATCAGCTCGTACTACGACATCGAGGCGCTGCTGCACGACCCGCGGATCAGCTCCGACGCGGCCAACCTGATCGCCGCCGGGGACGACGAGCTGTCCGGGCCGGAGGCGACGGGGCTACCCCCCAGCATGCTCCGGCTCGACCCGCCGGAGCACGACCGGTTGCGCAGGATCGCCAACAGCTCCTTCGGGCCACCGCACCGGCCGCACCGGATCGAGAACATGCGGGGCGAACTGGGTGAGATCGTCACCGGACTGATCGACGGCTTCGGGGACGCGCGGCAGATCGACCTGGTCGACCAGTTCGCCTACCCCTTCCCGGTGACGGTGATCTGCCGGCTGCTCGGGGTGCCGCGCGAGGACGAGCCCCGCTTCCGGTCCTTGGTCGACCCGATCGTGGCCGGCCTCGACCCCGACGCCCGCACGAGCGCCGAGTCCGAGCGGGCCGCGCAGGAGTCACGGCTGCAGCTCGGCATGTACCTGAACGGGCTGGTGGAACAGCGCGCCAAAGAACCCCGCGACGACCTGCTGTCCGACCTCGTGAACAGCAGCGGTCCGGACGGCGCGATGACGACGATGGAGATCCTCAGCACGGCGGTGCTGCTGCTCATCGCCGGTCATGAGACGACCGTCAACCTCATCACGAACGGCATGCTCACGCTGCTGCGCCACCCGGAGGTCCTGCAGCGGCTGCGCAGCGATCCCGGCCTGTCGGTCAGGATCGTGGAGGAACTGCTGCGCTACGAGCCGCCGGTCCAGCTCCTGCCGCAACGCACCTGCATCACCGACATCGAGGTGCGCGGCATCACCATTCCCAAGGGCTCGCGGATCTGGCTGGTGCTCGCCGCGGGCAACCGGGACCCGGAGCGGTTCACGGACCCCGACCGCTTCGACCCGGACCGCCAGGACATCCAGCACCTCGGCTTCGGGAGCGGCATCCACATCTGCTTCGGGGCGCCGCTGGCCCGTCTCGAGGCTCAGATCGCCCTGTCCGAGCTGGCCCGGCGGCTGGAGAATCCCCGTCTGGTCGAGGACCCGCCGCCGTACCGGCAGAACGCGGTACTGCGCGGCCCCAGGCACCTCAACATCGCGTTCGACAGCCTCGGTTGA
- a CDS encoding rhodanese-like domain-containing protein, with protein MITKTSENPVLRVAPTAPAEAAAYFRASLAFHADVSDVAAALAAGGDPGFVVVDSRSTESWDQGHIPGAVHLPTALIPEQAEQLLDRSVPVVTYCWGPGCNGATRAALALAELGYQVKEMLGGFEYWAREGFAYETWQGSEQRDADPLTAPVQGECGC; from the coding sequence ATGATCACCAAGACCTCCGAGAACCCCGTCCTGCGGGTCGCCCCCACCGCTCCCGCCGAGGCGGCGGCCTACTTCCGGGCGAGCCTGGCCTTCCACGCCGACGTCTCCGACGTGGCCGCCGCGCTCGCGGCCGGCGGCGACCCCGGCTTCGTCGTCGTGGACTCCCGCTCGACCGAGTCCTGGGACCAGGGACACATCCCCGGCGCCGTCCACCTGCCCACCGCGCTCATCCCCGAGCAGGCCGAGCAACTCCTGGACAGGTCCGTGCCGGTGGTGACGTACTGCTGGGGCCCGGGCTGCAACGGCGCCACCCGCGCCGCCCTCGCCCTCGCCGAACTCGGCTACCAGGTCAAGGAGATGCTCGGCGGCTTCGAGTACTGGGCGCGCGAGGGCTTCGCCTACGAGACCTGGCAGGGAAGCGAACAGCGCGACGCCGACCCGCTGACCGCCCCCGTCCAAGGCGAGTGCGGCTGTTGA